ATGAGGAACGTGAGCGTCGCGTTCAGCACCGTGCCCCAGAGGATCGCGACGCCGTCGGTGACCGTTCCGTCCGCCGACACCGTGCAGGGGGCCTTCAGGCACGAGCGGTACTGGTCGAGGTTCTTCGTGCCGAACGCCCCCACCAGCGGGCTGATGACCCCCTTCACCACCGAGTTGACGATGTTGGTGAAGGCCGCGCCGATGACCACGGCGACGGCCAGGTCGACGACGTTCCCCCGCATCAGGAAGGCCTTGAAGCCTTCCCAGACGCTCGGATCCTTCTTCTCGCTCACCACGAGGCCTCTCTGCGCTGGTTGTGGGACAAACGACTCCGCAACCTACGTCAGGGCCGGGCCCGAGTGTCCAACCGGGTCCCTCTCTCGTGGCACTTGACGAGCGGTGCCCGACGGTGGGACGCGCGGTCACCACAGGGTCACCGCCAAGCGGGACGTGGCGCCCGCACCGGCCAGCCGGGCCGCCGTGCGCCGGGGGACGGTCAGGACGACCAGGGCTCCGCTCTCGGCCGTGTCGGCGGTGGGCACCTCGGAGACGCGGGCACCCCGGGCGACGACCCTCGCGGCGCCGCCCGTCGCGGACTCCTCGGCCGCGATCACGTCGACCCGGTCACCGGGACGCAGCAGCCGGACCGTCGCGCCGTCGGCGATGCGTACCGGGGCGGTCACCGTGCCCACGGTGGCGGGGCGCTCGGGGACCGGGTCGGCCACAGGGTGGCCCCTGACCCGTCCGGCGTCCCTCGGGCCCGCGCCTGTCGCCAACAGGGCGGCGGCGGTCACCGCCAGACCCGCGGCCATGGCACGCCGTCGGCAGCGGGCGAGACGGCGGAGCCGATGTGCTCCGCCGCTCACCCGAAGCGGGGCGAAGTGCGGAACCTCGCAGGTGGGAGGGGCATCGGTGCCGGGTGGGCCGGCGGCCCAGGAGGGGAGGCGGGGAGAGGTGGGGGAGGACGAGTACGCGGACGACGAGGACGCGGACGTCGAGGACGACGAGTACGTGGACGTGGAGGGGGACGAGGAACGGGACATGGGGTCACCACCTGCGGTGTGGGATCGGCTTGCGGTCCCACGATGAGGCTTCGCGGCGGAGCCCGCTGGGGCCTGTGGACCACTCGACGACTGTGGAAAACCCCGCCACCCGAACGAGGACTTCCGCACCGCGCACTGCGCACCCTGCACCCCGTACTTCCCCCCACCCCCCCAGCGGCCTCACCCCGGCCGGGTGGTGTGGTCACCCCGTCACGGCAGATCGAACCCGGGGTCCATCCCGCCCAGCGCCTTCGTGCACAGGCAGTCGCGGCCGTCGTTCGGCGGCAGGGCGGCGACCGCCTCGAAGAGGACGCCTCGGAGGCGGTCGATGTTGGCGGCGAAGACCTGGAGGACCTCCTCGTGGGAGACGCCCTCGCCGGTCTCGGCGCCGGCGTCGAGGTCGGTCACGAGGGTCAGGGAGGTGTAGCAGAGCTCCAGTTCGCGGGCGAGGATGGCCTCGGGGTGGCCGGTCATGCCGACCACGGACCAGCCCTGGGCCTGGTGCCACAGGGACTCGGCGCGAGTGGAGAAGCGGGGGCCCTCGACCACGACGAGGGTGCCGCCGTCCACCGGTTCCCAGTCGCACCGGCGTGCCGCTTCGAGGGCCGCCTTGCGGCCGACGGGGCAGTAAGGGTCGGCGAGCGAGACATGGACGACGTTGGGGACGGCACCGCCGGGCAGGGGGAGGCCGTCGAAATAGGTCTGGGCGCGGGACTTCGTACGGTCCACGAGCTGGTCCGGGACGAGGAGCGTGCCCGGTCCGTACTCGGGCCGCAGACCGCCCACCGCACACGGGCCGAGCACCTGGCGCGCCCCGACGGAGCGCAGCGCCCACAGGTT
The DNA window shown above is from Streptomyces akebiae and carries:
- the mscL gene encoding large conductance mechanosensitive channel protein MscL — encoded protein: MSEKKDPSVWEGFKAFLMRGNVVDLAVAVVIGAAFTNIVNSVVKGVISPLVGAFGTKNLDQYRSCLKAPCTVSADGTVTDGVAILWGTVLNATLTFLITAGVVYFLMVFPMAKYLARQEARRKAKEGAHEVMEVTELEVLKEIRDALVAQRGSGHDRT
- a CDS encoding CpaB family protein, which translates into the protein MSRSSSPSTSTYSSSSTSASSSSAYSSSPTSPRLPSWAAGPPGTDAPPTCEVPHFAPLRVSGGAHRLRRLARCRRRAMAAGLAVTAAALLATGAGPRDAGRVRGHPVADPVPERPATVGTVTAPVRIADGATVRLLRPGDRVDVIAAEESATGGAARVVARGARVSEVPTADTAESGALVVLTVPRRTAARLAGAGATSRLAVTLW
- a CDS encoding S-methyl-5'-thioadenosine phosphorylase; amino-acid sequence: MANTEHVDNGVGPTSGTGTTDSTAAAGPAEIGVIGGSGFYSFLDDVTEIQVDTPYGPPSDSLFLGEIAGRRVAFLPRHGRAHHLPPHRINYRANLWALRSVGARQVLGPCAVGGLRPEYGPGTLLVPDQLVDRTKSRAQTYFDGLPLPGGAVPNVVHVSLADPYCPVGRKAALEAARRCDWEPVDGGTLVVVEGPRFSTRAESLWHQAQGWSVVGMTGHPEAILARELELCYTSLTLVTDLDAGAETGEGVSHEEVLQVFAANIDRLRGVLFEAVAALPPNDGRDCLCTKALGGMDPGFDLP